CGCTTGACCAGCTCGGTCTCGATCGTGGTGTAGGGCCGCCCCTCGATGCGGAGCTGGCTGGTGCCGCGGCGGCCGCCGAGCAGCACGTCGATCATCGAGTAGATCAGGCTGGAATCGACCACAGCCATGCCGAAATTGTCCCACTCTTCGGCCTTGAAGACGGTGAGGACGGCGGGCAGCGGGATCGAATTCATGTAGTCGCCGAAGCGCACCGAGGTGATGCGGTCGAGCGAGACTTCGACGTTGTCGGAGGTGAAATTGCGCAAGCTCGTCGTCAGCAACCGCACCAGGCGGTCGAAGACGATTTCGAGCATCGGCAGACGCTCGTAGGAGACCATCGCCGAATCGATGATGGCGCGAATGCCGGAATGGTCGTCGAGGGTGACGTCGCCGACGGCGAAGCCCAGGAGGTTGTCGATCTCCTCCTGCGACAACACCCGCTCGCCGGAGTTCTTGCCGGTGCCGAGATCGCGGCTGCCGTCCTCGACCATGGCCGCCCATTGCAGGGCCATGGTCTCCGATAGCTCGTTTTCGGCCGCAGCCTTCGCGGCCTCGGCGGGATCCTCGGAATCGAGCGATGCCTCCCATTGGGCGGCAATCGCATCCTGGTCCATTTGCTCGTTGCCGGCCATGACGCTAGCCCGTTACCTTCCGCAAGCCGTCACTGGATCACGACTTCCTTGAACAGCACCGCGCTGACCTGCACCGGAGCAACCGCCGCGTTGACGCGCTTGGTCAGCTCCTCCTTGAGGCGGAAGATGCCGGCGGAGCCGTTGAGGTCGGAGGGGCGCAGTTCGCGCACGTAAGTCTGGAAGATGTCGGTGACGCGCGGCATCGTCGGCTTGATCGCCTCGATCTGCTTCTCTTCCTTCAGCTCCAGCACGATTTTCAGCCGCAGATATTGCACGCGCTCGCCGGGCGCGCCGGCGAGGTTGACCATGATGTCGGGAACGTCGACGAAGGACGGCGGCTTCGGCGGCGGTGCGGCCTCGGCATGATGCTCGTCGGCGCCGTGACGGAAGAAGAAGAACCAGGTCGCAGCACCGCCGCCGAGCACGGCGAGCAGGCCGACGGCCATGATGATGAGCTTCAGCTTGTTCTTCGGCGGAGCCGCTTCCGCGCCTTCGGCGGCTGCGCCGCCTTCCGCTTCATTCTCTGCCATGGTCGCCGCGCCCGAATCTCTGAAAGGGGTCGAAAGAGCAGAGCCTGAAGACAATGACGCGATACAAATGCCCCGGCGCGATGCGCTCCTCTTCATGCAAACGCTACGGTAATAATGGTTAACGGAACCTTTCGATTGGGCTTCCACTAGGAAAAATCTGCCGGGCAGACATGGCTAACAGAACCTTTCTGCCGCCCTCCGAAGCCCTTCGAAAACAATCAAGCCACTGAAATTACATAAATTTTCAAGTTGGCACGGCTTTCGCTGAGAAAGGGGCGAGACCGAACGGTTTGGGAGAACCCGACGGTCTCGTTCACGGGGTCCGCCACGGCGCTTGGGAGAGCGAAATGGCAGATCCGCTCAGGGGAGATTTCCGATGCAGAACGCGCTTCTGATCGGCTTGTCACGGCAGATGACGTTGGAACGGCAGATGGATGTCGTCGCCAACAACGTCGCCAATGCCAACACCAACGGCTTCAAGGCCGACCATTCGCTGTTCGAGGAATTCCTCAACTCGAACGCGCGCGAGGACAATTTCGTCGGCGCTGACCGCCGTGTCTCCTATGTGCAGGACCGCGGCACCTACCGCGACATCGGCCAGGGAGCGATGGAGGCGACCAGCAACCCGCTCGACATGGCGATCGACGGCAACGCCTATTTCGCCGTGCAGGCCAATGGCGGCGAGATGTTCACGCGCGACGGCAAGTTCTCGCTCAACAGCACCGGTCAGCTCGTGACCTCGAACGGCAATCTGGTGCTCGGCACCGGCGGCCCGATCACCTTCCAGCCGACCGATCACGACATCAACGTCTCGCCGGACGGCACCATCACGGTGCTCGAAGGCACCGCCAAGACCGACTCGATCCGCGGCAAGATCCGCATGGCCTCGTTCGACGATCCGACCAAGCTGACCAAGCTCGGCGCCAATCTCTATTCCGCCGGCTCCGCCACCCAGCAGCCCGATGCCAAATCCACCGTGCGCCAGGGCTATATCGAGAAGTCCAACGTGAATTCGGTCGGCGAGATGACCCGCATGGTCGAAGTCATGCGCAGCTACACCGCCATCGCCAACCTGCTCCAGCAGCAGAGCGACCTCCACAAATCGGCGATCGAAAAGCTCGCCGACGTTCCGGCCTGATTGAGGGAGAACTGAAATGCAGGCGCTTCACACCGCAGCGACCGGAATGGCGGCACAGGAACTCAACGTTCAGGTGATCTCCAACAACATCGCCAACCTCCGCACCACCGGCTTCAAGAAGCAGACCGCGGCGTTCCAGGACCTGATCTACGAGCACGTCCGCCGCGTCGGCGCGCAGGCCTCGGACCAGGGCACCATCCTGCCCG
The sequence above is drawn from the Bradyrhizobium amphicarpaeae genome and encodes:
- the flgF gene encoding flagellar basal-body rod protein FlgF; the encoded protein is MQNALLIGLSRQMTLERQMDVVANNVANANTNGFKADHSLFEEFLNSNAREDNFVGADRRVSYVQDRGTYRDIGQGAMEATSNPLDMAIDGNAYFAVQANGGEMFTRDGKFSLNSTGQLVTSNGNLVLGTGGPITFQPTDHDINVSPDGTITVLEGTAKTDSIRGKIRMASFDDPTKLTKLGANLYSAGSATQQPDAKSTVRQGYIEKSNVNSVGEMTRMVEVMRSYTAIANLLQQQSDLHKSAIEKLADVPA
- the fliM gene encoding flagellar motor switch protein FliM; translation: MAGNEQMDQDAIAAQWEASLDSEDPAEAAKAAAENELSETMALQWAAMVEDGSRDLGTGKNSGERVLSQEEIDNLLGFAVGDVTLDDHSGIRAIIDSAMVSYERLPMLEIVFDRLVRLLTTSLRNFTSDNVEVSLDRITSVRFGDYMNSIPLPAVLTVFKAEEWDNFGMAVVDSSLIYSMIDVLLGGRRGTSQLRIEGRPYTTIETELVKRLVEVVMADAEQAFRPLSPVTFTIDRLETNPRFAAISRPANAAILVRLRIDMEDRGGNIELLLPYATIEPIRGVLLQMFMGEKFGRDPVWEGHFATEINQAEIAVDAVLYEADIPLKQLMRLKVGDTLPLDMRADANVTVRCGDVTLTEGRMGRVGDRVAIRVTKPLRKPSTTLAMFEKVDEQNKMMEAP
- the fliL gene encoding flagellar basal body-associated protein FliL, encoding MAENEAEGGAAAEGAEAAPPKNKLKLIIMAVGLLAVLGGGAATWFFFFRHGADEHHAEAAPPPKPPSFVDVPDIMVNLAGAPGERVQYLRLKIVLELKEEKQIEAIKPTMPRVTDIFQTYVRELRPSDLNGSAGIFRLKEELTKRVNAAVAPVQVSAVLFKEVVIQ